The Lycium barbarum isolate Lr01 chromosome 10, ASM1917538v2, whole genome shotgun sequence genome includes a region encoding these proteins:
- the LOC132615603 gene encoding ras-related protein Rab11D — protein MASGGGYGDAKIDYVFKVVLIGDSAVGKSQILARFARNEFSLDSKATIGVEFQTRTLVIQHKSVKAQIWDTAGQERYRAVTSAYYRGAVGALLVYDITKRQTFDHMPRWLEELRAHADKNIVIMLIGNKTDLEDQRAVPTEDAKEFAQKEGLFFLETSAMEGRNVEDAFFTVLTEIFNIVNKKNLAAGDDQANGNPASLTGKKILVPGPAQVIPEKKACCRS, from the exons ATGGCAAGTGGAGGTGGCTATGGTGATGCAAAAATAGACTATGTTTTTAAGGTGGTTTTAATAGGTGATTCAGCTGTGGGAAAATCACAAATATTGGCTAGATTTGCAAGAAATGAGTTTAGTCTTGATTCTAAAGCTACAATTGGTGTTGAGTTTCAAACAAGAACACTTGTTATTCAACATAAATCTGTTAAAGCTCAGATCTGGGATACTGCTGGCCAAGAAAG ATATAGAGCTGTCACAAGCGCTTACTACAGGGGAGCTGTTGGAGCTCTATTGGTTTACGACATAACAAAACGCCAAACTTTTGATCACATGCCACGCTGGCTTGAAGAGTTACGTGCGCATGCTGACAAGAACATCGTGATTATGCTGATCGGAAATAAAACTGATCTTGAAGATCAACGAGCTGTTCCCACCGAGGATGCTAAAGAATTTGCACAGAAAGAGGGATTATTCTTCTTAGAGACATCTGCTATGGAGGGCAGAAATGTCGAGGACGCGTTTTTTACTGTTTTGACAGAGATCTTCAACATTGTGAACAAGAAGAATCTCGCTGCAGGTGATGATCAAGCGAATGGTAATCCTGCTTCTTTAACGGGAAAGAAAATTCTTGTACCTGGTCCTGCACAAGTTATCCCAGAAAAGAAAGCATGTTGTAGATCTTGA